In Arthrobacter sp. B3I9, the following are encoded in one genomic region:
- a CDS encoding DUF1206 domain-containing protein, translating into MGEASQKANRAVSEAATASRSPALRILARAGFVFIGLVHILIGLIALQIDRGQGGQADQSGAIGSLASKPGGTVLLWAGFAACAALALWMLSEAAFEARSQTESKKKLQKAAAAVGKAVVFGFLAFTFVVFASGGSKNSSQSASDFTARLMGAPAGVVLLVGLGLAVVGAGAFYVYRGVTRKFMKDLQDPGNARTAVEWIGTIGYAAKGVVLAVVGLLVIVAAATADPSKSSGLDGGLKTLGSQPYGVFLLAAIAAGLVCYGAYSMARARYGRF; encoded by the coding sequence ATGGGCGAAGCCTCGCAGAAAGCTAATCGGGCGGTGTCCGAAGCCGCGACGGCGAGCCGGAGCCCTGCCCTGCGAATCCTGGCGCGGGCCGGATTCGTCTTCATAGGCCTGGTTCACATCCTGATCGGCTTGATTGCCCTGCAAATTGACAGGGGGCAGGGCGGTCAGGCCGATCAGTCCGGCGCGATCGGATCGCTCGCCTCGAAGCCGGGCGGTACGGTCCTGCTCTGGGCCGGCTTCGCGGCGTGCGCCGCGCTGGCGCTTTGGATGCTCAGCGAGGCCGCCTTCGAAGCGCGGTCTCAAACCGAGTCGAAGAAGAAGCTGCAAAAAGCAGCGGCCGCCGTAGGAAAGGCCGTGGTGTTCGGCTTCCTGGCTTTCACCTTCGTAGTCTTCGCATCCGGCGGCAGCAAGAACTCCAGCCAGTCGGCCAGCGACTTCACCGCCAGGTTAATGGGAGCGCCTGCAGGCGTTGTGCTGCTGGTCGGGCTCGGCCTCGCGGTCGTTGGAGCCGGCGCCTTCTACGTCTACCGTGGCGTCACGCGGAAGTTCATGAAGGATCTGCAGGACCCGGGCAACGCCCGCACGGCGGTCGAGTGGATCGGGACCATCGGCTATGCCGCCAAAGGCGTCGTCCTCGCCGTCGTCGGTCTTCTCGTCATCGTTGCGGCCGCCACCGCGGATCCCTCGAAATCCTCCGGCCTGGACGGCGGGCTCAAGACCCTCGGATCCCAGCCTTATGGTGTGTTCCTGCTCGCCGCAATAGCCGCGGGGCTGGTCTGCTACGGCGCATACTCGATGGCCCGCGCGCGGTACGGCCGGTTCTGA
- a CDS encoding ChaB family protein — translation MPKTGKNDHARKEELPSTLQRSEQKAQDTFAKTYDSALESYDNDEGRAARAAYASLKHSYEKVGDHWEPKENRGPSDQRAREGLSSSASTAEGVDANASKEHLYKRAQELNIDGRSKMDKDELVKALMKANEAATRRAREES, via the coding sequence ATGCCCAAGACCGGCAAAAACGACCACGCCCGTAAGGAAGAGCTTCCCTCAACCCTGCAGCGCTCTGAGCAAAAAGCCCAGGACACTTTCGCCAAGACTTACGACTCCGCCCTTGAGTCCTACGACAACGACGAAGGCCGTGCTGCCCGTGCCGCCTACGCATCCCTGAAGCACAGCTACGAGAAGGTTGGCGACCACTGGGAGCCGAAGGAAAACCGGGGGCCGTCCGACCAGCGGGCCCGGGAGGGGCTCAGTTCCTCAGCGTCCACTGCCGAAGGTGTGGACGCGAACGCCTCCAAGGAGCACCTTTACAAGCGCGCCCAGGAGCTGAACATCGACGGGCGTTCAAAGATGGACAAGGACGAACTGGTCAAAGCGCTGATGAAGGCCAACGAGGCAGCCACCCGTAGGGCGCGCGAAGAATCCTGA
- a CDS encoding DUF2087 domain-containing protein — MSAVTEGARLSGPHWRRLVAALANKDARTAYAQIVLGAKLPDVLADLSDRRRNRALAALLESGLVEPTSAADELQASEAIFRNLLAQQPRRQAQTGLARFMRLGKIERYPANMADRRELLAWIAGEAVEPGEHLTEKQVNERLLSYTDDVVLLRRYLIDLGLLERTPSGSSYSRPNET, encoded by the coding sequence ATGAGTGCTGTGACCGAAGGGGCGAGGCTGAGCGGGCCGCACTGGCGGCGGTTGGTGGCTGCCCTTGCCAACAAGGACGCGCGGACCGCCTACGCGCAAATCGTGCTGGGCGCCAAGCTCCCCGACGTTCTGGCTGACCTGAGTGACCGGCGGCGGAACCGGGCCCTTGCCGCCCTGCTGGAGTCAGGGCTCGTCGAGCCGACTTCCGCTGCCGACGAACTCCAGGCGTCCGAAGCCATCTTCCGCAACCTTCTGGCACAGCAACCCCGCAGGCAGGCCCAAACCGGACTGGCCCGCTTCATGCGCCTGGGCAAAATCGAGAGGTACCCGGCCAACATGGCGGATCGGCGGGAGCTCCTGGCCTGGATTGCCGGTGAGGCCGTCGAGCCGGGCGAACACCTGACGGAAAAGCAGGTCAATGAACGGCTCCTCAGCTACACCGATGATGTCGTGTTGCTGCGCCGCTACCTGATCGACCTCGGATTGCTGGAACGGACCCCCTCCGGATCCTCCTACTCCCGGCCGAACGAGACCTAG
- a CDS encoding aldo/keto reductase translates to MELTLNNGVMMPALGLGVFQSPPEQTTAAVQAALSAGYRHIDTAAAYGNEREVGEGIRRSGVDRTDVFIETKVWVSDYGYDQTLHAWDKSAGKLGVDYLDLLILHQPAPDRFEKTIAAYKALETLLADGRVRAIGVSNFMPHHLEQLLAATTVVPAVNQIELHPYFAQPAVQAADAENGILTQAWSPIGGITFYPGWGEDRRNVMEDRTIAGIGLAHGKSPAQVMLRWHLQQGRSAIPKSTNPGRIAENFDVFDFELRADDLAAIDALDTGVRSGPDPDEARLERFSMPIPEA, encoded by the coding sequence ATGGAACTCACACTCAACAACGGCGTCATGATGCCCGCCCTCGGCCTGGGCGTCTTCCAGAGCCCGCCCGAGCAGACGACGGCGGCCGTGCAGGCAGCGCTGTCGGCGGGCTACCGGCACATCGATACAGCCGCTGCCTACGGCAACGAGCGGGAGGTGGGCGAAGGTATCCGCAGGTCCGGCGTCGACCGTACGGACGTGTTTATCGAAACGAAGGTCTGGGTGAGCGACTACGGCTACGACCAGACGCTCCACGCCTGGGACAAGTCGGCAGGCAAGCTCGGGGTCGACTACCTCGACCTGCTCATCCTGCACCAGCCCGCACCGGACCGCTTTGAGAAAACCATCGCCGCGTACAAGGCGCTGGAGACCCTGCTCGCTGACGGGCGCGTGCGGGCCATCGGCGTCAGCAACTTCATGCCGCACCACCTCGAGCAGCTGCTCGCCGCGACCACCGTCGTACCGGCCGTCAACCAGATCGAACTGCACCCCTACTTCGCCCAGCCTGCCGTCCAGGCAGCCGACGCCGAGAACGGCATCCTCACCCAGGCGTGGTCACCGATCGGGGGCATCACCTTCTACCCCGGCTGGGGGGAGGACCGCCGCAACGTCATGGAAGACCGCACCATCGCCGGCATCGGGCTCGCCCACGGCAAGAGCCCGGCCCAGGTCATGCTGCGCTGGCATCTGCAGCAGGGCCGCTCAGCCATCCCGAAGTCAACAAACCCTGGCCGCATCGCCGAGAACTTCGACGTCTTTGACTTCGAGCTCCGTGCCGACGACCTCGCGGCCATCGACGCGCTCGACACCGGAGTGCGCAGTGGACCGGACCCGGACGAGGCGCGGCTGGAGCGCTTCTCGATGCCCATCCCCGAGGCCTGA
- a CDS encoding DUF2182 domain-containing protein, with amino-acid sequence MPARTSVAASNRAALLALIGCALLAWYFTLASVVGMPAGQGSMEAGLAGFLAAWTLMMAAMMLPALAPLTSMYLRSIRAVPSSAVRAARTIALLSGYLATWIGFGVFAYVASVFCAMLAADAPDLAPWVGAGLILVAGVYQLTPLKDFCLRHCRSPMAFLLHVSAYKGRFRDVRVGLYHGLYCIGCCWGLMVVLVAVGVMNLAWMAVLAATILLEKTWKHGRSFSRLGGAALIVFAFFVPANPWLLPGLYMAPAM; translated from the coding sequence GTGCCGGCGCGCACGTCCGTCGCGGCGAGCAACCGCGCCGCACTGCTCGCCTTGATAGGTTGCGCCCTGCTTGCCTGGTATTTCACTCTCGCGAGCGTGGTCGGCATGCCGGCCGGCCAGGGGTCGATGGAAGCCGGCCTGGCGGGGTTCCTCGCGGCATGGACCCTGATGATGGCAGCCATGATGCTGCCCGCGCTGGCCCCTCTCACATCGATGTACCTGAGGTCCATCAGAGCGGTTCCCAGCAGCGCAGTGAGGGCGGCGCGCACCATCGCTTTACTCAGCGGCTACCTTGCGACGTGGATCGGCTTCGGCGTCTTTGCCTATGTCGCTTCAGTTTTCTGCGCAATGCTGGCCGCGGACGCACCGGATCTCGCTCCTTGGGTGGGTGCGGGACTTATCCTCGTTGCCGGGGTCTACCAGCTCACGCCGCTCAAGGATTTTTGCCTCAGGCACTGCCGCTCACCGATGGCGTTCCTGCTGCATGTGTCCGCATATAAGGGGCGGTTTCGTGATGTGCGGGTGGGCCTCTACCACGGGCTGTACTGTATCGGTTGCTGCTGGGGGCTGATGGTGGTGCTCGTGGCCGTCGGAGTGATGAACCTGGCGTGGATGGCGGTACTCGCGGCGACCATCCTGCTGGAGAAGACCTGGAAACACGGCCGTAGTTTCAGCCGGCTTGGCGGCGCGGCGTTGATCGTTTTCGCATTCTTCGTCCCCGCGAATCCATGGCTTCTGCCCGGGCTTTATATGGCCCCTGCTATGTGA
- a CDS encoding DUF1326 domain-containing protein, which produces MAWHIEGTYFENCNCDMICPCTASGLTAPADNDRCNVALAFHVATGDVNGVDVGGLTVCVIADTPAVMSEGGWKVAILMDSAASAGQSEALGAVFGGQLGGPMQGLGALIGEVVGMESLDVAYADDGRRHTVRIGTAVDMSVEDFVSPQDPTGRGVRVSGVGFPADTLAAGRSTGSRIDAFGMTWDNTGKNSFSAPFAWSA; this is translated from the coding sequence ATGGCCTGGCATATTGAAGGCACATATTTCGAAAACTGCAATTGCGACATGATCTGCCCTTGCACGGCTTCCGGCCTCACGGCACCAGCAGACAACGACCGTTGCAACGTGGCTTTGGCGTTCCATGTTGCTACCGGCGACGTCAACGGCGTCGACGTCGGCGGCCTCACCGTTTGCGTCATCGCCGACACACCGGCCGTGATGAGCGAGGGCGGCTGGAAGGTGGCCATCCTGATGGATTCGGCTGCCTCCGCCGGGCAGTCCGAGGCGCTCGGCGCGGTGTTCGGCGGCCAGCTCGGCGGCCCGATGCAGGGGCTGGGCGCGCTGATTGGCGAAGTGGTGGGCATGGAATCCCTGGACGTGGCGTATGCCGACGACGGGCGGCGGCATACGGTCCGGATCGGTACTGCCGTGGACATGAGCGTGGAGGACTTCGTTTCGCCCCAGGACCCCACCGGACGGGGCGTGCGGGTCAGCGGGGTCGGTTTCCCGGCTGATACTTTGGCGGCCGGCCGGTCCACCGGTTCGCGCATCGATGCGTTTGGAATGACCTGGGACAACACAGGTAAGAACTCGTTCTCGGCCCCGTTCGCCTGGTCGGCATAA